The Corynebacterium felinum DNA segment GAGGTGGCCTAAATGTCAAAGACCGGCACACAGCTGGCAACCCGCATGGGAGCACAACTACAACAGCTCCTCGCGCTCGCCGCGCTGGCTGCGATCTTCCTCTTCTTCTCCTTCTCCACCGACAACTTCTTCCAATGGAACAACATCACCAACATCTTGCTGTCGTCGGCAGTGATCGGAACCATGGCATTAGGTGCCACCTTCGTGATCGCCACCGCCGGCATCGACCTGTCTGTCGGCACCGGCATGACCCTCTGCGCAGTGATGACAGGCGTATTCCTCAGTGGTGACTGGCTCGGACTCCCACTGCCCGTCGGCATCCTGCTCTCCATTGCCTTCGGCGCATTCATGGGCTTTATCAACGGCATTAACGTGGCCATTTTCAAAATCCCGCCCTTCATTGCCACCCTCGCCATGATGATGGTCGCCCAAGGCCTAGCGCTGATCATCACCAAGTCCACCCCGATCTACCTCAACGGCGTGAACGGCTTCTCTGGCATCTCCCAAGGCCAACTCATCTCCGATTTCCCCAACGCCGCACTGGTATTCATCATCTGCGCTCTCTTCGCCGCAGTCGTCATGTCCAAAACCCTCCTCGGCCGCTACGCCCTGTCCATCGGCTCCAATGAAGAAGCCACCCGCATCTCCGGCGTGAACACCCGCCGCTGGCTGGTCGCCATCTACACCTTCGCCGGCATCTTCACCGCCCTTGCAGCCATCCTGCTCTCCGCGCGTTTGAACTCGGCACAGCCAGCAACCGGCATGGGCTACGAGCTCGAAGCCATCGCCGCCGTGGTCATCGGTGGAACCTCCCTCTCCGGTGGACGCGCCACCATCTTCGGCACCTTCATCGGTGCACTGCTCATGGCAGTACTAGCCAACGGATTGCAGATCATGTCCATCCCCCAGGAATGGCAGAAAGTTTCCATCGGCATCGTCATCCTGATCGCTGTGTTCGCCGATAACCTGCGCCGCAGCCGGGAAAAGAAAGTTTAAAACCATGCACCATAACCAAAAAATCAAAGATTTTCATCGCCACCGTGATAGACCTAGCCGCTAAAAAACCCACAGCAACGACACGGCTTTTAGCACGCGGTAGACAATCACAGAAGATAAAACCGCGCGGGCAAAAGCCACGCTGCACGGTGGGTACGGACGATGATCGACGGCGTCGAAAAGCTCGACACGACAATCCACGATACGTGGACACTCACACAACCCCTTTGTGCTTTTCCGCACAGAACGACAAGGAAAACCCATGAACAAGAAGCTCATCTTCACCGCACTGCTGTCAAGCACCGCACTTTTGGCCGCCTGCTCCGGTGGCGACAAAGCCGCAGAGTCCACCAGCGCA contains these protein-coding regions:
- a CDS encoding ABC transporter permease; translated protein: MSKTGTQLATRMGAQLQQLLALAALAAIFLFFSFSTDNFFQWNNITNILLSSAVIGTMALGATFVIATAGIDLSVGTGMTLCAVMTGVFLSGDWLGLPLPVGILLSIAFGAFMGFINGINVAIFKIPPFIATLAMMMVAQGLALIITKSTPIYLNGVNGFSGISQGQLISDFPNAALVFIICALFAAVVMSKTLLGRYALSIGSNEEATRISGVNTRRWLVAIYTFAGIFTALAAILLSARLNSAQPATGMGYELEAIAAVVIGGTSLSGGRATIFGTFIGALLMAVLANGLQIMSIPQEWQKVSIGIVILIAVFADNLRRSREKKV